The Myxococcales bacterium region GGGCGCCAAGAGTTCGCCGCTCAACTTCTTCCTGGTGGCGCTCGCCACGCTGACGCTCGCTCGACGCCGGAGGTCTCCTCGATGAACCGTTTCGTCTCTAACGCCGGCGCCGGCATCCGCGCGCGAGCTTGGGCCCTTGCGCTTCGCGCCGCGCTCGGCACCGTCGCCTTGGGCGCTGCCGTTTCTGTTAGCGGTCAGGCCAGCGCCTCGGTGTCCATCGCCGTTCAGTTCGACGAGCTGGTGGAGCGCTCCAAGGCCGTCGCTGTCATCGTCCCCATCGAACAGCGCAGCGTGTGGGAAGGTCGTTCGATCATCACCTACACGCGAGTGCAGATCGACGACGGCATCGCCGGCGACGCGACCTCGGGCCGCGAGGTTTGGGTCGTCACGCGCGGCGGAGTCGTTGGAGAGATTGCCCAGCACGTCGACGGCGAGCCGGTACTTCGCGTCGGTCGCCCTTCCCTCGCGTTCCTCCGCGAGGACATCATCGGCGACAAGGCGGCGCAGGCCAGCGGCGTTTACATCGTGACGGCACGCGCCCAGGGGATTTTCCCCATCGTGACGGAGTCGGACAAGAGGAAGAAGCTCGTCTCAAGCGCCGCGCTGGGCATGCTCTATCCCCCGCGCGCCAAGGTGCCCATGGTTCAAAAGGCGCTGGCCCGCGAGGTCTTGGAGGACAAGAGCGTAGACGAGGCGCGCGAGAGCATTCGGAGCGCCTGGCGCCGCATCCACGTCAAGCGATGACGCTCGCCCGTCGCACCGGTGAACACGACGTCACGGTGACCGCCACCGGCGAGCGGGCGACCGAAGATGCGCGGTTCGCGTGAAGGTCTCCGAGTCCCACGAGGCTGAGGTTCAAGCGCGCCCCTCGTCGCTTTGGCGACGCGTATTCCCCGGCCCTGGCGAGGCGCGAGACCTCTTGGTGGTGGCCGGCGAGGCGTCCGGCGACCGCGCGGCTGCGAGCGTCCTCGCCGAGCTCACGGGTGTGCGCGCCTTCGGGATGGGCGGCCTCGCCCTCGCGGGCGCCGGTGCCGAGCTCACGTTCGATCTCCGCAGCTTGACGGCCCTTGGCATTGGCGACGTCGTCGCGCGGGCGGGGCCCGTCGCGCAGGCGTACCGCGCCGTTACGGCGGCGACGAAGGTGCATAGACCGCGGGCCGCGCTCCTCGTCAACTACTCGGAGTTCAACCTTCGGCTGGCCGCCAAGCTCAAGAAACGGGGCACGAAGGTTCTGTTCTACATCGCGCCGCAAATATGGGCTTGGCGGCCCTCGAGGGCCGAAGCGCTGCGCGAGTCCGTCGACAAGCTCGCCGTGATCCTTCCCTTCGAGGAGAGCCTATGGCGGAGCCACGGCGTCGACGCCACCTACGTGGGTCACCCGTTGACCGAGACCTTCGCTCAGGATCGAAGCACCGCGCGGCGTCTCCTCGATCTAACCCCGAGTGCGCCGGCCGTGGCCATGATGCCGGGTTCGCGGCCCCACGAGTGCGAGCGTCACTTGAAACCCATGCTCGCCGCCTATGAGAAGATTCGGCGGGAGCGAGCGAGCCTCGACGCGCGGGTGCTCCTAGCGCCAAGCCTCGCGGGGCCGGCGCGCGCCGAGGTGCTCGAACTCGCCCGCCGAGCGCGCGTTCCGGTGTATCCCATCGCCCCCGACGGGACGGCCCGGGAAATCCTCTCGGCCTTCGACGTCTCGTTGTGCGCATCCGGCACGGCGTCGCTCGAAGCCGCCTTCGCCGGTGCCCTCCCGGTGATTGTGTACCGGACGGGGCTTGTAACGGAGGGCATCGCGCGCCTCCTCATGCAGACGCCCTACGTCGGCCTCCCCAACGTGCTCTTGGCGCGCGCCGCGTTCCCCGAGCTCCTTCAACGAGAGGTCACGACGCACAACGTCGCTCGCGCGATGACGGAGCTGCTCGATCGCCCCGCCGCGCCCGCGGCCGCGGCGGCGGAGATTCGTGCGCTCTTCGCCGGGCAGCACCGTCCGTCACATGAGGTCGCCGCGATGCTCCGCGAGCTTCTCCGTTGAGCGACGAGCGCTCGCTGCCGCTGCGCGCGTTGGTCCTCGTGACGGTCGGGCTCTTTGGCCTGCGCCTCGCCGCGGCCCGCACCGTTGGCTTTGGCGACTCGGAGGCGCTCTACGCCAGCTACGCGCTGCACCCGGCGGCGGCTTACCTCGATCACCCGGGGCTCGTCGGTGCGGTCGCCTCACTCTTGGGCGGCGGTTCGGCGCCAACGCCCCAGCGAGCCCACGGCGCCACCATCATCCTCGCGTCGGTGGTGCCATGGCTCTTCTTCGCGGCGGCGCGTGCCGCTGGCGCCACCAAAGGTCGCGCTGCTGGCGCGGCGCTTGTGGCGGCGACGGTGCCCGAGCTCGCCATCGGCCTCTTCGCCCTCTCGCCCGACACGCTCCTGGCTCCCCTTTGGCTCGCCTCGCTCACGTGCGCGCTCTTGGCCGTGAAGCGAAAGCCCGACGAGGTGGTCACGCAGATTTTGTGGAGCGCTGCCGGCATCCTCGCTGGCGTCGCCGCCACGGCGAAGGTGACGGGCCTCCTCTTGCTGATCGGTTACGTGGGCGCGCTGCTCTCGCCCGCCCTCGCGCCGCATCGCCGTCGCGCTTGGCCATGGGCCGGTCTCGCCCTCGGCGCCTTGGTTTTTTGGCCCGTGGCCGCTCATGAAGCGCGCGCACTACCCCATGCTGACGCACCGCCTCATCGACTCGCAGGCAGGCGCTGGCTTTTCGCTACGTCACGTGGCGACGTTTCTTGGCGGGCAACTCGCCTACGTGGGGCCCCTAGCGGTCGCGCTCGCGGGGCTCGCCGCTTGGCGGCTAGCTCAGCGCCGCGCGCCCGGCCGCGACGGCGTCGACACGCTGCTGCTCGCCACATCGCTCACGGCAGCCCTCGTGCTCGCCGCGCTCTCGTTGTGGAGCGGTGTCGCCGAACCGCACTGGTTTGCGCCGGCACTCTTGGCGTTGCCCATCGCCGCCGCCCGCGAAAGCGGCGAGCCCGCGACAAAGCCGAGAGGGCCGCGGTGGCTCGTCCCGGGCAGCGTTGGGCTCGGCCTCGCGATGACGCTACTCGTGCACGCCTGGGTGCTCTTGCCCGACGCCTTCGCCTTCGCGAGGCCGCGTGACGCGCGGCACGACATCGCCAACGAGCTCTTCGGATGGGACGAGGCCGAACGCACCTTGCGAGAGCTCGCCATGGAGCAACCCGGCAGCGATCTGGTGGTCGTCGCGCCGCACTGGACGCTGTGCGCGCAGCTCCATGCGCGCTTGCGCGGCGGCTTTCGGGTCGGCTGCGATTCGCCGCTGAAGGACGATTTCGATGGGTGGCTTCCGCGCGGCGTCTGGCGAAAGGCCGAGCACGTGCTGCTGGTGACCGACACTCGGTACCCGATCGATGTCGCCAAGGCGTTTCCCGATCGGCGCGTCTCGCGGCTCGCGCGCGCCAACATCTACCGCGGCGGTCGACAGGTGCGGACCTTCACGCTGACGCTCCTCTCGCGAGGCGCCCACGCGGCGCGCTGACGTCTGGCGCCGAGGGGCGCCAACGACCGGTCAAGACACGGCGGCGGTGGCGATGCCCGTGTCTCGGAGCAGCGCCAAGTCTTCGTCTTCCGCCGGATTCGGCGTCGTGAGCAGCTTCTCGCCGTAGAAGATCGAGTTGGCTCCCGCGAGCATGCACAAGAACTGAGCCTCGCGCGAGAGCTCGGTGCGGCCCGCCGAGAGCCGAACGCGCGACTTCGGCATCAAGATGCGCGCGACGGCGATCATGCGGACGAGCTCGAGCGGATCGATGGGCGGCATGTCCGCGAGCGGCGTCCCCGGCACGCGGACGAGCGCGTTGATGGGGACACTTTCGGGCGGAGGGGTGAGGTTGGCCAAGGTCAAGAGCATGTCGCAGCGGTCGTCGATGCTCTCGCCCATGCCGATGATGCCGCCGGAGCAGACGGTGATGCCCGCGTTGCGCACGGCACCTAGCGTCTTCAAGCGATCGTCGATGGTGCGCGTCTTGATGATCGACTTGTAGTGCTCGCGGCTTGTGTCGATGTTGTGGTTGTAGGCGTCGAGGCCAGCCTCTTTGAGCCGCAGGGCCTGCTCATCGGTGAGCATTCCGAGCGTCACGCACGCCTCGAGGCCGATGCCCTTCACGCCGCGGACCATCTCGACGACGCGATCGAAGGCCGGGCCGTCTTTCACCTCCCGCCAGGCCGCTCCCATGCAGAAGCGTGAGGACCCAAGCTCCTTCGCGCGCCTCGCCTTGTCGAGGACGTCGGCGACGTCGAGCATGCGCTCCTTGTCGAGGCCGGTGTCGTAGTGACTCGACTGTGGGCAATAGGAGCAGTCTTCTGGGCAACCGCCCGTCTTGACGCTGAGCAGCGTGCAGAGCTGAACCTCCGACGACGCGTGGTGCAACAGGTGCACCGCGCGAGCCTTGTCGAGGAGTTCGAGGAGCGGGAGATCGTGGAGCGCGCGGACTTCGGCGCGGGTGACGGGAGCGTTCATCGCGCCGGCACGCTACTCCAAGCCGCCGCCCTTGAGAATGCGGCTGAGCGTGTTTCGGCCGATGCGCAGGCGGCGGGCCGCCTCCGCCTTGTTTCCGCCGGCCCGCTCCACGGCCGCCTCCGCGTAGCGCCTCACGGCGTCGTCGAGCGAGAGCTCCGCCTCAATGACCACGGCGGCGGCCGGCGGGAGGCCGGCCGGCGGGACCGCTGGGAGCGGCGTGGGCAGAGCTTGCGGCTTCGCGACCTCTGCCGCCACGGTGCGGCGCACCGGCAGGTCGTCGGCCCCGATGACGCCGCTCTTGGCGAGCACGACGGCGCTCTCGATCCAGTGCTCGAGCTCGCGAACGTTTCCCGGCCAGTCGTGTTTCGCGAGCGTCGCGCGTGCGTCGTCGCCGAGGCGCATGTCAGGGCGGCCGTAGCGGTTCCCGTACATGTCGACGAAGTGCCGAGCCAGCGCCAGGAGCTCCCCCTCGCCGCGCGTTCGCAGCGGCGGCAGCTCGATCTCGACGACGCGGATTCGATAGTAGAGATCTTCGCGAAAGTGCCGAGTCTGAACGGCGGCTTCCAGGTCGCGGTGCGTCGCGCAAACGACGCGCACGTTCGCGCGCATCGTCATCCGGCCGCCGACGCGCTCGAAGGCGCGCTCCTGAAGGAACCGGAGCAGCTTGCCTTGCACGTCGAGCGGCAGATCGCCGATCTCGTCCAAGAAGAGCGTTCCGCCTTCGGCCATCTCCACTTTGCCCGGCACGCGCCGGTCGGCGCCGGTGAAGGCGCCTCGCTCGTGCCCGAAGAGCTCGCTCTCCACGAGCTGCGCCGGGAGGGTCGTGCAGTCGACGGTCACGAAGGGGCCCGACTGACGCGCCGAGTTGACGTGAATGGCCCGGGCGAAGATGCCCTTGCCGGTCCCCGTCTCGCCGCGCAAGAGGACCGTCGCATCGGTCTGCGCGGCGCGGTTCACGCGCTCATAGACGGCGGCGAGCGGCGCGCTCTGCCCAACGATGCGGTTGAAGGGTCCTCGCCGCGTGACGCCCGGGTCGAGCGGCTCTTCGGGCCTCAGCGTCGTGAGCGCGAGGGCCCGCCCCAGCTGATCGGCGAGCGCCTCGACGTAACGTTCGTCTTCCTCGGAGAACGGCCCGTCGTCGCGGTTCAGCGCCTGGATCACGCCGCGCACCGGCCCGCCACCGCGATCGCGGATGGGCGCGACCAACATCGAGCGCGTCGTGTACCCGGTGGCGCGGTCGGCAGCCTTGTCGAAGCGCGGATCGTTCGCAGCGTCGTCGACGCGAACGACCGCGCCGCGCTCCGCGGCGAAGCCGGCGATGCCTCGTCCCATCGGCAGCCGCAGCTCCGGCACCTCGGGCAACATCGCGACGCGCGTGAAGAGGTCGCCCCGTTCGGCGTCGACCAGCCAGATGGTCGTGCGGTCCGCGTGCAACGCCTCCGCGAGGCGCTGACAGGCCACATCGAGCAACGTGTCGAGCTCCACCTCGCGCGAGAGCATGGTGGACAGATCGACGAGGAGCGATAGGCGCGAGGACATGAGGCTGGGGCCGAGGCCGGCGGCAGACACCAGGGTAGCCGCGTTCATCGACATTCGTCACCCGCGCTCAAGCGGCACGCTCTCCTCCCGCAGCGCCCGGCGACAAATCCAGCGCTAGGCCCTCGCGGGCGGCGACGGTGCGTGCAAAGAGCTGCCGCGCGCGCCCTTCGACCGCCGCGACGCCAGCGTCGTTTCGCTGCGGATCGTGGTGAAAGAGCACGAGGCGACCGACGCCCGACGCCTTGGCAAGCTCGGC contains the following coding sequences:
- the lpxB gene encoding lipid-A-disaccharide synthase; translation: MKVSESHEAEVQARPSSLWRRVFPGPGEARDLLVVAGEASGDRAAASVLAELTGVRAFGMGGLALAGAGAELTFDLRSLTALGIGDVVARAGPVAQAYRAVTAATKVHRPRAALLVNYSEFNLRLAAKLKKRGTKVLFYIAPQIWAWRPSRAEALRESVDKLAVILPFEESLWRSHGVDATYVGHPLTETFAQDRSTARRLLDLTPSAPAVAMMPGSRPHECERHLKPMLAAYEKIRRERASLDARVLLAPSLAGPARAEVLELARRARVPVYPIAPDGTAREILSAFDVSLCASGTASLEAAFAGALPVIVYRTGLVTEGIARLLMQTPYVGLPNVLLARAAFPELLQREVTTHNVARAMTELLDRPAAPAAAAAEIRALFAGQHRPSHEVAAMLRELLR
- a CDS encoding glycosyltransferase family 39 protein, with product MSDERSLPLRALVLVTVGLFGLRLAAARTVGFGDSEALYASYALHPAAAYLDHPGLVGAVASLLGGGSAPTPQRAHGATIILASVVPWLFFAAARAAGATKGRAAGAALVAATVPELAIGLFALSPDTLLAPLWLASLTCALLAVKRKPDEVVTQILWSAAGILAGVAATAKVTGLLLLIGYVGALLSPALAPHRRRAWPWAGLALGALVFWPVAAHEARALPHADAPPHRLAGRRWLFATSRGDVSWRATRLRGAPSGRARGARRLAASSAPRARPRRRRHAAARHIAHGSPRARRALVVERCRRTALVCAGTLGVAHRRRPRKRRARDKAERAAVARPGQRWARPRDDATRARLGALARRLRLREAA
- the bioB gene encoding biotin synthase BioB; protein product: MNAPVTRAEVRALHDLPLLELLDKARAVHLLHHASSEVQLCTLLSVKTGGCPEDCSYCPQSSHYDTGLDKERMLDVADVLDKARRAKELGSSRFCMGAAWREVKDGPAFDRVVEMVRGVKGIGLEACVTLGMLTDEQALRLKEAGLDAYNHNIDTSREHYKSIIKTRTIDDRLKTLGAVRNAGITVCSGGIIGMGESIDDRCDMLLTLANLTPPPESVPINALVRVPGTPLADMPPIDPLELVRMIAVARILMPKSRVRLSAGRTELSREAQFLCMLAGANSIFYGEKLLTTPNPAEDEDLALLRDTGIATAAVS
- a CDS encoding sigma-54-dependent Fis family transcriptional regulator, whose protein sequence is MSSRLSLLVDLSTMLSREVELDTLLDVACQRLAEALHADRTTIWLVDAERGDLFTRVAMLPEVPELRLPMGRGIAGFAAERGAVVRVDDAANDPRFDKAADRATGYTTRSMLVAPIRDRGGGPVRGVIQALNRDDGPFSEEDERYVEALADQLGRALALTTLRPEEPLDPGVTRRGPFNRIVGQSAPLAAVYERVNRAAQTDATVLLRGETGTGKGIFARAIHVNSARQSGPFVTVDCTTLPAQLVESELFGHERGAFTGADRRVPGKVEMAEGGTLFLDEIGDLPLDVQGKLLRFLQERAFERVGGRMTMRANVRVVCATHRDLEAAVQTRHFREDLYYRIRVVEIELPPLRTRGEGELLALARHFVDMYGNRYGRPDMRLGDDARATLAKHDWPGNVRELEHWIESAVVLAKSGVIGADDLPVRRTVAAEVAKPQALPTPLPAVPPAGLPPAAAVVIEAELSLDDAVRRYAEAAVERAGGNKAEAARRLRIGRNTLSRILKGGGLE